Proteins from a genomic interval of Paenibacillus sp. FSL R5-0623:
- a CDS encoding phosphotransferase: protein MISNNHLTREELQDYVYNVFGAGYLITQSARVHGGAQKVIYKMDFKNGFTCLLYVWDISSNYFQEEIVNEPTFHSSYGSERFSLNTRFLAQHGIRTPSLYHLNNDRDRHAYDFALVEYVNGQKAEAYFQHKNHKDRDELFQRIKNMLSHMHNIQRNVYGNANDNRKKAEPCYKVQRLDAETALSYASRHMTDIRKNEERLLEKLSELEAAIQPRDLYSFIHGELGPDHIWIDHAMQPCLIDIEGAGFFDLEHEHSFLEFRFGDFYHYLKNNDLDPERMTFYRFCHHLSLVSGGLKLLHRQFPDQKFARGLAEYHARCAVQMLTRKV, encoded by the coding sequence ATGATTTCCAACAACCATCTTACGCGTGAAGAATTGCAGGATTATGTGTACAATGTGTTTGGTGCCGGTTATCTCATAACACAGAGCGCAAGAGTTCATGGAGGCGCACAAAAAGTCATTTACAAAATGGACTTCAAAAATGGGTTCACTTGCCTGTTGTACGTTTGGGATATTTCCAGCAACTATTTTCAGGAAGAGATCGTGAATGAACCCACTTTCCATAGTTCATATGGTAGCGAACGCTTCTCATTAAATACTCGCTTTCTCGCACAACATGGAATTCGAACACCTTCCTTGTATCATCTAAATAACGATAGAGACCGGCACGCTTATGATTTTGCTCTTGTGGAGTATGTGAATGGACAGAAGGCCGAAGCCTATTTCCAGCATAAAAATCACAAAGATCGGGATGAGTTGTTTCAACGGATCAAGAATATGTTGTCTCATATGCATAACATCCAAAGAAATGTTTATGGAAATGCCAACGATAACAGAAAAAAGGCCGAACCTTGCTACAAAGTTCAGCGGTTGGATGCGGAAACAGCCTTATCCTATGCATCCAGGCACATGACCGATATTAGAAAAAATGAAGAAAGGCTGCTTGAGAAACTATCCGAATTGGAAGCAGCAATTCAGCCCAGAGACCTCTATAGTTTCATTCATGGAGAGCTAGGGCCGGATCATATATGGATAGATCATGCTATGCAACCATGCCTTATTGATATTGAGGGCGCAGGATTCTTCGATCTCGAACATGAGCATAGCTTTCTGGAGTTTCGATTTGGAGACTTTTATCATTACTTAAAAAATAACGATCTCGACCCGGAGCGGATGACATTTTATCGATTTTGCCATCATTTATCTTTGGTATCAGGAGGGTTGAAACTGCTTCACAGACAATTCCCCGATCAGAAATTCGCTAGAGGTCTCGCGGAGTATCATGCCAGATGCGCAGTTCAGATGCTTACCCGAAAAGTTTAA
- a CDS encoding ankyrin repeat domain-containing protein: protein MEFVYEDERIAVNVIQAIHTGDILSLQQLLAENPGLAKIKILERKPDNVDADSNISRTLLHVVTDWPGHFPNGADTVRVLTKFGAEVNAPFVGPNIETPLHWAASSNDVQVLDALLDAGADIEAPGAVIACGTPLDDAIAFAQWDAARRLVERGAIFALWHAAALGDIHAVQEHFKGAKLPERYPWGTSTSPSPPDAVIVAFWCACHGGQRETAECLLDQGAELNWIATWDGTTPLDTAKRNLSAELIPWLESQGAKSASEIHTGR, encoded by the coding sequence ATGGAATTTGTTTACGAAGATGAAAGAATTGCAGTGAACGTTATTCAAGCCATTCACACTGGAGATATTCTATCGTTACAGCAACTACTGGCAGAGAATCCGGGATTGGCAAAGATAAAAATATTGGAAAGAAAGCCTGACAACGTAGATGCAGACTCTAATATCTCTCGAACGCTGCTGCACGTGGTGACAGATTGGCCGGGGCACTTCCCTAATGGAGCGGATACCGTGCGAGTGTTGACCAAGTTCGGTGCGGAAGTGAACGCTCCCTTTGTCGGTCCAAATATTGAAACACCTTTGCATTGGGCTGCAAGCTCCAATGATGTTCAAGTGCTCGATGCCCTTCTTGATGCTGGCGCAGACATTGAAGCACCTGGCGCGGTGATCGCCTGTGGCACGCCGCTGGACGATGCTATTGCTTTTGCACAGTGGGATGCAGCACGGCGCTTGGTTGAGCGCGGCGCGATCTTTGCCCTTTGGCATGCGGCAGCCCTTGGAGACATTCACGCCGTACAAGAACATTTTAAAGGAGCCAAACTCCCGGAACGTTATCCTTGGGGAACCAGCACCTCCCCTTCTCCTCCCGATGCAGTAATCGTTGCCTTCTGGTGTGCTTGCCATGGTGGTCAAAGAGAAACAGCCGAATGCCTGCTTGACCAAGGCGCCGAACTGAACTGGATAGCCACCTGGGATGGAACGACTCCACTGGACACAGCAAAACGCAATCTTTCAGCTGAACTGATCCCGTGGCTTGAAAGTCAAGGTGCCAAATCCGCTAGCGAGATTCACACAGGTAGATGA
- a CDS encoding FAD-dependent oxidoreductase, which yields MNKQKIVIIGAGIVGACMAYHLAKRNQDVTVIERHSAAAREVTEKSFAWIHTTHRVAPEYWHLYDAAVEEYHTLQQELTELKIHWHGALTWDIPPLREQHNSQKLNREQLEALEPNLKEYPDEAMFVSKEGAVDPIAVTELLLSKAQEYGAKIQFDTNVTQLKQEGSRLVGVHTSKGFVESDVVVLAAGTGTPELCNPLGCHVPVTSSPSILIRMKTANKLIHTLISNAQFEARQLTDYTLLAAEDYIDESDENGPQAVGKRAYDTLRRSLKHGNQLELESIKVGWRPMPEDGYPIVGFHDHMNGLYLTLMHSAITLAPLIANLAASEIIDGKSSNELDPCRLSRF from the coding sequence TTGAATAAACAAAAAATTGTGATCATTGGTGCAGGGATTGTTGGGGCGTGTATGGCCTATCATCTAGCCAAACGAAATCAAGATGTAACTGTTATTGAACGCCACTCAGCCGCGGCGCGTGAAGTCACGGAAAAATCATTTGCCTGGATACACACGACGCATAGAGTGGCTCCTGAATACTGGCATTTGTACGATGCAGCTGTCGAAGAATATCACACACTTCAGCAAGAGTTGACCGAACTGAAAATTCATTGGCATGGAGCGCTAACTTGGGATATTCCGCCTCTAAGGGAGCAACACAACTCTCAAAAATTAAACCGGGAGCAGCTTGAGGCATTGGAGCCCAATCTGAAGGAATACCCGGATGAAGCCATGTTTGTCAGCAAAGAAGGTGCGGTGGACCCTATAGCGGTAACGGAGCTGTTGTTGAGCAAAGCGCAAGAGTACGGAGCAAAGATTCAGTTCGACACCAACGTTACACAGCTGAAGCAAGAGGGTTCCCGTCTGGTTGGTGTTCATACGTCCAAGGGTTTTGTGGAGTCGGATGTTGTGGTATTGGCCGCAGGAACAGGTACACCCGAACTTTGTAACCCGTTAGGTTGTCACGTGCCGGTAACTTCGTCACCTTCGATTTTGATTCGGATGAAAACTGCTAATAAACTGATACACACATTAATCTCCAATGCGCAATTTGAAGCGCGTCAACTGACAGATTATACGCTGCTGGCTGCGGAAGATTATATCGACGAGTCGGATGAAAACGGACCACAGGCGGTCGGTAAGCGAGCTTACGACACATTGCGTCGCAGTCTCAAGCACGGTAATCAACTGGAACTGGAGAGCATAAAAGTTGGATGGAGACCCATGCCTGAAGACGGTTATCCGATTGTGGGCTTCCATGATCACATGAATGGACTTTATCTGACGCTAATGCATTCTGCAATTACGCTGGCGCCGCTGATTGCGAATCTGGCTGCAAGTGAAATTATTGATGGCAAATCAAGCAATGAATTAGACCCTTGTCGCCTCTCACGGTTTTAG
- a CDS encoding helix-turn-helix domain-containing protein — translation MTVYCKFGTALDILTGKWKSLILLRLLSNGTMRFSEIQKAIPDISKKMLTQQLKELEYHDIVHREVYPQIPPKVEYSITEYGQLMKPVLQTMSDWGAGHMQHMEKLYSEEDEKGAHPSEPRKIDSLGG, via the coding sequence ATGACGGTATATTGCAAATTCGGAACGGCTTTGGATATCCTCACGGGTAAATGGAAATCTTTGATTCTTCTACGCCTGCTGAGCAATGGTACAATGCGGTTCAGCGAAATACAAAAAGCCATTCCAGATATTTCGAAAAAGATGCTGACCCAGCAGTTAAAAGAACTGGAGTATCACGATATTGTGCATCGGGAAGTGTATCCTCAAATTCCGCCTAAGGTCGAATACTCGATTACGGAGTACGGACAGCTCATGAAACCTGTGCTCCAGACAATGAGCGACTGGGGAGCTGGCCATATGCAGCATATGGAGAAGCTGTACAGCGAAGAAGACGAAAAAGGAGCACACCCATCCGAACCTCGGAAAATCGATTCCTTGGGGGGATAG
- a CDS encoding DoxX family protein, with the protein MNVTLWIVQIILALGFVYSGWMKTIRIESSKKTWAWVNDVPISLVVLIGILELLGALGLVLPWALNITSVLTPIVAIALAVVTLLGMLFHIRRKEYWELGVNIFFIVLALIIAFGRL; encoded by the coding sequence ATGAATGTAACGTTATGGATCGTACAAATCATATTGGCGCTAGGTTTCGTATATTCGGGATGGATGAAAACCATTCGTATCGAGTCGTCAAAAAAGACCTGGGCCTGGGTCAATGATGTGCCAATAAGTCTAGTTGTTCTGATCGGAATCCTAGAGCTACTAGGAGCGCTTGGCCTAGTTTTGCCTTGGGCGCTGAACATCACTTCGGTGCTTACGCCGATCGTCGCAATCGCTTTGGCAGTGGTAACACTGCTTGGAATGCTGTTTCATATTCGGCGTAAAGAGTATTGGGAGCTCGGCGTAAATATCTTTTTTATAGTTCTGGCATTGATCATAGCCTTTGGAAGACTATAA
- a CDS encoding exosporium glycoprotein BclB-related protein, with protein MSFLSTGPIENNAVSGVRPTQTVTVRIDNRSDVSNSTVQIQGYYMESGIRILYVSESFDILPNQVITNNYYANFDAFEFTFSTPSVVNHPVQVSLWGKSSTGALVTAHRLVSSELLGETPSITGVTGATGATGATGTAGTTGVTGATGTAGTTGVTGATGTAGATGATGTAGTTGVTGATGTAGTTGTTGATGATGSGTIIPYASGLPVALTTVLGGLLNTSSLVGFGNSATGVSVNGGIIDLTGAAGTLLNFAFSASRAGTITSLAAYFSTTAGLSLVGSTVTITAQLFRSTTPNNSFTAVPGALVTLAPPLTGVLALGTISSGVTIGLSIPVSAGDRLLMVFSASVTAGIDVATSIAGYASGGLTIT; from the coding sequence ATGAGCTTTTTATCAACAGGGCCGATTGAAAATAATGCTGTTAGCGGTGTAAGACCGACTCAGACAGTTACTGTCAGAATTGATAACCGCAGTGATGTGAGTAACTCAACCGTACAAATACAAGGGTATTACATGGAAAGTGGAATAAGAATACTGTATGTCAGTGAGTCTTTTGACATCTTACCCAATCAAGTAATAACCAACAACTATTATGCTAATTTTGATGCCTTCGAGTTTACTTTTTCAACACCATCGGTGGTTAATCATCCTGTTCAAGTATCCCTATGGGGTAAGAGCAGCACGGGCGCTTTGGTAACAGCCCATCGTTTGGTTTCTTCCGAATTGCTGGGCGAAACCCCAAGCATCACGGGGGTCACAGGTGCAACCGGAGCAACGGGAGCGACAGGCACGGCAGGAACAACCGGAGTAACGGGAGCAACAGGCACGGCAGGTACAACTGGAGTAACCGGAGCGACAGGTACAGCAGGTGCAACCGGAGCAACAGGCACAGCAGGGACAACGGGAGTGACGGGAGCAACAGGCACGGCAGGAACAACCGGAACAACCGGGGCTACGGGTGCGACAGGTTCCGGAACAATTATTCCTTATGCATCAGGACTTCCGGTTGCGTTGACTACAGTTTTGGGTGGACTTTTGAATACTTCCAGTTTAGTTGGTTTTGGCAACAGTGCTACCGGAGTAAGTGTTAACGGAGGAATTATTGATCTCACAGGGGCTGCAGGCACATTGCTTAACTTTGCTTTCTCGGCATCACGTGCAGGAACAATTACTTCACTGGCCGCTTATTTCAGCACGACAGCCGGACTTAGTTTGGTTGGATCTACAGTAACCATAACTGCACAATTATTCCGTTCCACTACACCTAATAACTCCTTTACAGCTGTTCCGGGTGCATTGGTAACCTTGGCTCCTCCTCTGACCGGCGTTTTGGCACTGGGCACAATATCCAGCGGAGTGACTATAGGACTGAGTATTCCGGTATCTGCCGGTGACCGCCTGCTTATGGTGTTCTCAGCATCAGTAACAGCCGGAATTGATGTGGCTACATCCATAGCCGGATATGCAAGCGGAGGCCTTACCATCACTTAA
- a CDS encoding carbohydrate-binding protein: MIRKPLVLLLSCLLIFVTLPVESSHAANAAVAKLPGNSNPLIDHKLGADPYVLVHNNRVYVYMTGDAYLYNSDGSVRENQYSTIGKINVISSADMVNWTDHGSIPVAGANNANNGQGIAKWATQSWAPAMAKKTIAGKEKFFLYFANSGGGIGVLTADSPIGPWSDPLGRALLTHGTPGMSGVTWLFDPAVLVDDDGSAYLYAGGGIPNDTNAASIANPKTARVIRLGADMTSVVGSAVTIDSPYMFEDSGIHKYNGKYYYSYCINFAGTHPTAYPKGEIGYMVSDSPMGPFTYKGHFLKNPGTFFGVGGNNHHAVFQFNNEWYVAYHAQTVSKAFLGDGKGYRSTHINKLTHNADGSIQEVQGNMTGVPQITNLNPYVRVEAETIGWQAGINTEPSQASGGPVANQNVTNIHNGDWIAVGNVDFGSAGASKFKANVASTGNGNIEVRLDSPTGPLVGTLNVSSTGGSQTWREMETNVTNATGVHRLYLVFTGSGNGNLFKLDYWQFTSGSGGNPNPNPNPNPNPNVTRYEAENMTLGGQYAGVISSPFNGVALYGNNDYAAYNQYFAFPTHQFSVRGASNNNNTARVDLVIGGVTAGSFYFTGTEPTVQTLTGITHAIGNQEIKLVVTTDNGTWDAYIDYLEYSL; the protein is encoded by the coding sequence ATGATTCGTAAACCGCTAGTTTTGTTGTTGTCGTGTCTGCTAATCTTTGTCACCCTGCCCGTTGAATCGAGCCATGCAGCCAATGCAGCCGTTGCCAAACTTCCTGGAAACTCCAATCCCCTCATCGATCATAAACTGGGAGCCGATCCTTATGTGCTTGTCCATAACAATCGGGTCTATGTCTACATGACAGGTGATGCATATCTGTACAACAGCGACGGCTCTGTCCGAGAGAACCAGTACAGCACGATCGGGAAAATTAACGTCATCTCTTCAGCTGACATGGTGAACTGGACAGACCATGGTTCCATCCCGGTAGCAGGTGCGAATAATGCCAATAATGGACAAGGGATTGCCAAATGGGCTACCCAATCCTGGGCTCCTGCCATGGCGAAGAAAACCATTGCTGGCAAAGAAAAGTTTTTCCTGTATTTTGCCAACTCGGGTGGAGGTATTGGCGTACTCACGGCCGATTCCCCCATTGGACCGTGGTCCGACCCGCTCGGACGTGCCCTCCTGACACACGGAACACCGGGTATGTCGGGTGTAACCTGGCTCTTTGATCCGGCTGTACTTGTCGATGATGATGGCTCTGCTTACTTGTATGCTGGAGGCGGTATTCCAAACGATACCAATGCTGCTTCCATTGCCAATCCCAAAACAGCTCGGGTCATTCGTCTCGGTGCCGACATGACCAGCGTGGTGGGCAGTGCGGTTACTATTGATTCTCCTTATATGTTCGAAGATTCTGGTATCCACAAGTATAACGGCAAATATTATTACTCCTACTGTATCAACTTCGCAGGAACACATCCCACTGCATATCCGAAAGGTGAGATCGGATACATGGTCAGCGACAGCCCGATGGGACCTTTCACGTATAAAGGACACTTTCTGAAAAATCCTGGCACGTTCTTCGGTGTAGGCGGCAATAACCACCATGCCGTGTTCCAATTCAACAACGAATGGTATGTGGCTTACCATGCACAAACGGTGAGTAAGGCATTCCTCGGTGATGGCAAAGGGTACCGTTCCACCCACATCAACAAGCTAACTCACAACGCGGATGGCTCCATCCAGGAAGTGCAGGGAAATATGACAGGTGTACCTCAGATCACTAACCTCAACCCGTATGTCCGGGTGGAAGCCGAAACCATTGGCTGGCAAGCAGGAATTAACACTGAACCGAGTCAAGCAAGCGGTGGACCTGTAGCCAATCAGAATGTCACTAATATTCATAACGGGGATTGGATCGCGGTTGGCAATGTTGATTTTGGCTCAGCTGGAGCCTCCAAGTTCAAGGCCAATGTCGCTTCTACCGGAAATGGCAACATCGAGGTTCGACTGGACAGTCCGACAGGCCCACTAGTTGGAACACTTAACGTAAGTTCAACTGGCGGTTCGCAAACTTGGCGCGAGATGGAGACCAATGTTACCAACGCTACAGGGGTACATCGTTTGTATCTGGTGTTTACAGGCTCGGGCAATGGAAATCTGTTCAAACTGGACTACTGGCAATTCACATCCGGTTCGGGCGGCAACCCTAACCCTAACCCAAATCCTAATCCCAATCCAAACGTTACCCGTTACGAAGCCGAGAATATGACGCTTGGCGGCCAATACGCTGGCGTAATCAGTTCCCCTTTTAATGGAGTCGCTCTTTACGGGAACAATGATTATGCAGCATACAATCAATATTTTGCATTCCCAACCCATCAATTCTCTGTCCGCGGCGCTTCCAACAACAATAATACAGCCCGTGTTGATCTGGTCATCGGGGGTGTAACCGCTGGTTCTTTCTACTTCACGGGAACGGAGCCGACCGTTCAAACCCTCACCGGCATCACTCACGCTATAGGCAATCAGGAAATCAAGCTGGTCGTAACAACGGATAATGGCACTTGGGATGCTTACATTGATTATCTGGAGTACTCGCTTTAA
- a CDS encoding family 43 glycosylhydrolase, translating to MWKKISTLLLALPLLITSFPLTSPAASAATFSNPVIYADVPDSDVIRVGNAFYMTSTTMHMNPGVPVMKSYDLVNWSIVNYVYDALGNGDIQNLNNGQNEYGRGSWASSLRYTNGIYYVAFGSLSTGKTYIYQTSNIETGPWTPYTLNSYYHDPSLLFDGNRTFLVHGSDNISIVELTPDAKAVKSGGLNQVLIPNASSVAGSNMIVKAEGAHIQKINGMYYVFLIAWPSGDGRIQLAYRANTLTGPYTGKVVLRDSGIAQGGIVDTASGAWYGLLFRDSGAIGRIPYLVPVTWSDNWPVFGVNGKVPLNMNMPVEGQPAAKIYGSDEFNTTTSGTPSVTQLLVNGGFEESNIQPWTSNNTATINLTNAEAFSGTKSLLVSGRQQTAGGAKQMVTGKLVPGGTYSFSAKIKYTTGPATKTFYLSIQNGASYTGITIMGSATLTRGQWGTIQGTYTVPLNADLSQSFIFVETPYNSNPDPTNDLMAFYVDDVSVTSNSSSGTSSLSTFWQWNHNPDASNWSLLQRPGFMRLTAGKISKNLLEARNTLTQRTFGPKSTGMTALDTAGMKDGDYAGLAAFQARYGFVGVKMTGSTKSIVMANASSGTMTEVATVPLNQNRIYLRVICDFTNQTDKAYFAYSLNGSNWTTIGNTLQMSYTLPHFMGYRFALFNYATKSTGGYADFDYFRVE from the coding sequence ATGTGGAAAAAAATCAGTACTCTTCTACTCGCTCTTCCTTTGCTTATAACATCATTCCCTTTGACAAGTCCCGCTGCTTCAGCCGCAACGTTCAGCAATCCGGTCATTTACGCGGATGTTCCTGACAGTGACGTCATTCGGGTGGGCAATGCATTTTATATGACAAGCACAACGATGCATATGAATCCTGGAGTACCCGTCATGAAGTCTTATGATCTGGTCAACTGGAGCATCGTAAACTATGTATACGATGCGCTTGGGAACGGGGACATACAGAATCTGAACAATGGACAAAACGAGTATGGACGTGGTTCATGGGCGAGCAGCTTGCGGTACACCAACGGTATATATTACGTGGCCTTTGGCTCACTTTCCACGGGCAAGACGTATATTTACCAAACCAGCAATATTGAAACAGGGCCGTGGACACCTTACACATTGAACAGTTATTATCATGACCCCTCTCTTTTGTTTGACGGGAATCGAACCTTTCTTGTTCATGGCAGTGATAACATCAGTATCGTTGAGCTGACACCTGATGCCAAGGCCGTTAAATCCGGCGGGCTCAATCAGGTCCTGATTCCAAACGCAAGCAGTGTTGCGGGCTCCAACATGATTGTAAAGGCAGAAGGAGCACACATTCAGAAGATCAATGGCATGTACTATGTATTCCTGATTGCCTGGCCTTCGGGTGATGGTCGCATTCAGCTTGCCTATCGTGCAAACACATTGACAGGTCCATACACAGGTAAAGTTGTACTCAGAGACTCGGGAATCGCCCAAGGAGGCATCGTGGATACCGCATCCGGCGCTTGGTACGGATTGCTGTTTCGTGATAGCGGGGCCATTGGACGCATCCCCTATCTCGTTCCTGTGACGTGGTCGGATAACTGGCCTGTGTTTGGGGTGAACGGCAAGGTCCCCCTTAACATGAATATGCCCGTTGAAGGTCAGCCTGCTGCCAAAATCTACGGGTCCGATGAGTTCAACACAACCACATCAGGCACACCTTCAGTAACGCAACTGTTAGTGAACGGCGGCTTTGAGGAAAGTAACATTCAGCCGTGGACCAGCAACAATACGGCAACCATCAACTTAACGAATGCCGAAGCATTCAGCGGTACAAAAAGCCTGCTCGTCAGTGGCAGACAGCAGACAGCTGGTGGAGCCAAACAGATGGTTACAGGCAAGCTGGTACCGGGAGGAACGTACTCTTTTTCGGCAAAGATCAAATACACTACTGGTCCTGCAACCAAAACGTTCTATCTTAGCATCCAGAACGGTGCAAGTTATACCGGAATTACCATTATGGGCAGTGCGACGTTAACCCGCGGACAGTGGGGTACCATTCAAGGTACGTATACCGTTCCGTTGAATGCAGACTTGTCCCAAAGCTTTATTTTTGTCGAAACACCGTATAACTCGAATCCGGACCCGACCAATGATTTGATGGCGTTCTATGTGGATGACGTCTCCGTGACGAGCAATTCATCTTCCGGCACATCCAGTCTGTCCACATTCTGGCAGTGGAATCATAACCCCGATGCTTCCAACTGGTCCCTGCTCCAGCGGCCCGGTTTCATGCGGTTAACTGCAGGCAAAATCAGCAAAAACCTGTTAGAAGCCCGCAACACACTGACACAACGAACCTTTGGTCCAAAAAGCACAGGGATGACCGCTTTGGATACAGCCGGCATGAAGGACGGTGATTATGCTGGACTCGCTGCTTTTCAGGCCAGATATGGTTTTGTCGGCGTAAAAATGACGGGCAGCACCAAATCCATCGTTATGGCTAATGCCAGTTCCGGCACCATGACCGAAGTAGCAACTGTGCCATTAAACCAGAACAGAATCTATCTCCGCGTCATCTGTGATTTTACGAACCAAACCGACAAAGCCTACTTTGCTTATAGCCTGAATGGCAGCAACTGGACAACCATTGGCAATACACTTCAAATGTCTTACACACTGCCACACTTTATGGGATATCGGTTTGCACTATTCAATTATGCAACGAAGTCTACCGGAGGATATGCAGATTTTGATTATTTCCGCGTAGAATAA
- a CDS encoding SDR family NAD(P)-dependent oxidoreductase, which yields MKNIIVFGASKGLGNAFVRGVPQSGDKVWVVSRSKPESLSVEDGVERIWIQADLSELQAAEQVASQLQGETLDVLIYNVGIWEKEGFEEHYTFDKDEPADISQLIHVNVTSTIVCIQALLPQLRQSEAGKIILIGSTAGLSNAGSSQVSFVASKFAIRGITEALREHTRNDRIAVTCINPGELAAEIPYEDGMERALAEYGGTRIPLQDMVAIVRCIISLSKAACVKEINMPALTDTNT from the coding sequence TTGAAAAATATAATTGTCTTTGGTGCAAGCAAAGGGTTAGGCAATGCATTTGTCAGAGGTGTGCCACAATCCGGTGATAAGGTCTGGGTAGTCTCCCGCAGCAAGCCGGAAAGTCTGTCCGTGGAGGATGGCGTCGAGCGAATATGGATTCAGGCTGATCTTTCCGAGCTTCAAGCCGCAGAGCAAGTTGCCAGTCAACTTCAAGGCGAGACGTTGGATGTGCTTATTTATAACGTGGGGATCTGGGAAAAGGAAGGATTTGAAGAGCACTACACGTTTGATAAGGATGAACCCGCAGATATCAGTCAGCTGATTCATGTGAATGTGACTTCTACGATTGTATGTATACAGGCGTTACTGCCTCAGCTCCGCCAGTCTGAAGCTGGGAAGATCATCCTGATCGGTTCAACAGCCGGTTTGAGCAATGCAGGCAGCAGCCAGGTTTCTTTTGTCGCCTCCAAATTTGCCATACGGGGTATTACGGAAGCTCTAAGAGAGCATACGAGAAATGACCGCATAGCGGTGACATGCATCAACCCGGGGGAACTGGCGGCAGAAATTCCGTATGAAGACGGGATGGAACGTGCACTGGCTGAGTATGGTGGGACACGCATTCCCCTGCAGGATATGGTCGCCATCGTTCGATGTATCATCAGCTTGTCCAAAGCGGCCTGCGTGAAAGAGATCAACATGCCTGCATTAACGGATACGAACACCTAG